The proteins below are encoded in one region of Hordeum vulgare subsp. vulgare chromosome 3H, MorexV3_pseudomolecules_assembly, whole genome shotgun sequence:
- the LOC123441356 gene encoding uncharacterized protein LOC123441356 yields the protein MSPPPSPKALMSHLPCSRRLLATAPAGHRTHHTRLPGAGGAMVLELDAAGASPATGEGAGALKRRLEEAIDGAMARMSEPEWAPFWPGASYFAPPRPAGAALGLLELVTRGGGIGVLPPMLSDDEARVVASSSRGYPCSAYFVDGSTPGGSWRG from the exons CTCACCTCCCGTGCTCCCGGCGGCTGTTGGCCACGGCTCCCGCGGGCCACCGCACCCACCACACGCGGCTCCCGGGCGCGGGGGGTGCGATGGTGCTGGAGCTGGACGCGGCGGGGGCGTCGCCGGCGACCGGGGAGGGCGCGGGCGCGCTCAAGCGGCGGCTGGAGGAGGCCATCGACGGCGCCATGGCCCGCATGTCCGAGCCTGAGTGGGCGCCCTTCTGGCCCGGCGCCTCCTACTTCGCGCCGCCCCGGCCCGCGGGCGCCGCCCTGGGCCTGCTCGAGCTCGTCACTCGCGGCGGCGGGATCGGGGTGCTCCCGCCCATGCTCTCTGACGACGAGGCCCGcgtcgtcgcctcctcctcccgtgGCTACCCCTGCTCCGCCTACTTCGTCGACG GTTCGACGCCAGGAGGTTCATGGAGAGGATGA